The Clostridioides difficile genome has a segment encoding these proteins:
- a CDS encoding helix-turn-helix domain-containing protein, giving the protein MEEKFYTIDQVANILEMHHKTIRKFIKDGKLEANKIGKQWRVSQEDLNSFMDVKSENKDKGDNGIEFRMNLSKNLASIPKVNVSAVVEINSISNNEYSRLSNLLLALTNNPALISSGSTINLKYTENENRLRVMLWGDIKFIEDMLSSISLLIENI; this is encoded by the coding sequence ATGGAGGAGAAGTTTTATACTATAGACCAAGTTGCGAATATTTTAGAAATGCATCATAAAACAATAAGGAAGTTTATAAAAGATGGTAAATTAGAAGCTAATAAGATTGGTAAGCAGTGGAGAGTATCACAAGAGGATTTAAATAGTTTTATGGATGTAAAGAGTGAAAATAAAGATAAGGGTGATAATGGTATAGAATTTAGGATGAATTTATCTAAAAACTTAGCTAGTATCCCAAAAGTTAATGTATCTGCAGTAGTTGAAATAAATAGTATCTCAAATAATGAATACTCACGTTTATCAAATTTGCTTTTGGCACTTACAAATAATCCAGCATTAATATCGAGTGGCTCCACTATCAATTTGAAGTATACCGAGAATGAAAATAGGCTTAGGGTTATGTTATGGGGAGATATAAAGTTTATTGAGGATATGTTAAGCTCTATCTCTTTATTGATAGAAAATATTTAA
- a CDS encoding DUF4180 domain-containing protein, translating to MNYNIREEKGKKYIFVDNKFSNEEEIMDIISLCMEHGTDYLMLSNNSLTDDFLNLKTGLAGTTLQKFINYRIQAVAIVDDKPKINKRFSELMLELNKSNNFRIFDNFEDAKNYILDLK from the coding sequence ATGAATTACAATATAAGAGAAGAAAAGGGTAAAAAGTATATTTTTGTAGATAACAAATTTAGCAATGAAGAAGAAATAATGGATATTATATCACTGTGTATGGAACACGGTACAGATTATTTGATGCTTAGTAATAATTCGCTTACAGATGATTTTTTAAATTTAAAGACAGGATTGGCAGGAACTACATTACAAAAATTTATAAATTATAGGATACAAGCTGTTGCAATTGTTGATGATAAACCTAAGATAAATAAAAGATTTTCAGAATTAATGTTAGAACTAAATAAATCAAACAACTTTAGAATATTTGATAACTTTGAGGATGCTAAAAATTATATTTTAGATTTAAAATAA
- a CDS encoding ABC transporter ATP-binding protein: protein MKEILKIKNISKDYGIKGFKTNVLKSISLTVNEGDFIAIMGPSGAGKTTLLNLMSTLDKQTSGEIILDGIDISKVKNNELSKLRREKIGFIFQDYNLLDNMTLMNNIALPLALGKKRSKEIENKVFSIAKKFGLENHLDKYPYQLSGGQKQRGAAARSLITNPAVIFADEPTGALDSKSAYELLNSLEKINKENNATIIMITHDPLTASYSNEVYMINDGTIKCKLNKGSSRKDFYGKIMDMLASMGGEM, encoded by the coding sequence ATGAAAGAAATATTAAAAATAAAGAATATATCAAAAGATTATGGTATAAAAGGATTTAAAACAAATGTACTAAAAAGTATATCCCTTACAGTTAATGAAGGTGATTTTATAGCAATAATGGGGCCATCAGGTGCAGGAAAAACAACATTACTTAATCTAATGTCTACACTTGATAAGCAAACCTCAGGAGAAATAATACTGGATGGGATTGACATATCGAAAGTAAAAAATAATGAACTATCAAAATTAAGAAGAGAAAAAATAGGATTTATATTTCAAGACTATAACTTACTAGATAATATGACACTCATGAATAATATAGCGCTTCCATTGGCTTTAGGCAAAAAGAGAAGTAAGGAAATCGAAAATAAGGTATTTTCTATAGCCAAAAAATTTGGATTAGAAAATCATTTAGATAAATATCCATATCAGTTATCAGGTGGACAAAAACAAAGAGGTGCAGCAGCAAGGTCATTAATTACAAACCCAGCAGTGATATTTGCTGACGAACCAACAGGTGCTTTAGATTCTAAATCAGCTTATGAACTTTTAAACTCATTAGAAAAAATAAATAAAGAAAATAATGCCACTATTATAATGATTACACATGACCCTCTAACAGCAAGTTATTCAAATGAAGTATATATGATAAATGATGGAACTATAAAGTGTAAATTAAACAAAGGAAGTAGTAGAAAAGACTTTTATGGAAAAATTATGGATATGTTGGCCTCTATGGGAGGTGAAATGTAA